A region of the Desulfovibrio inopinatus DSM 10711 genome:
ATAGCATCATGGGTTTCATCATCGTCCTCAAGCACCGACGTCACGATAATTTTCGACCGCTTTTCGGCAGGGATGCCGAAATCTTTTTCAATCTCCCGAATCTCTGCCAATGCGCTTGGCCCATCAATGACAGGCATAAGCAGGTCAAGACAGATCAGGTCATATGGATTGTTTTCATCAAGAGCCTTCTGAACCATCATGACGGCTTCCTCACCGTTTTCCACGGTATCGCATTCAGCATGAGCATGGAGAATATACTCGAGAAAACTCCTACTGTAAAAATCATCATCAACAATAAGCGCTCGCATGTGTTCTCCCAAGGTCGTTAGGCGTGCAGACATGAGATAGGTGGTTTGTTGGCAATTAATCGT
Encoded here:
- a CDS encoding response regulator produces the protein MRALIVDDDFYSRSFLEYILHAHAECDTVENGEEAVMMVQKALDENNPYDLICLDLLMPVIDGPSALAEIREIEKDFGIPAEKRSKIIVTSVLEDDDETHDAMYLGTVASFLQKPIEEKAILAEMRRLDLIPKE